The genomic DNA TCAGGGGTATCGTCTTGACGTGAgtcattctcatccttgatCTTTCAGTGGCTGCCGCCTCTCTAGATTAAAAACTGATACGTGGTTGTAGACcaaagggcaagaaagTCATTTCAccggaagatgatgagattgtCCAGATGAGTGGACTTGCTGTTGTGGAGTGCAGTTGGGCGCGACTGGATGAAGTGCCGTTCAACAAAATCAAATCTCCTTACGAGCGTTTACGTGCGTTTCTCACACCTTTTCCCTCTGTATTCAGAGTCAAAGCCGCTGGAAATTCCAAGCTAATTCCGGTGACTTCAGTACCGTTCTTGATTGCAAGCAACCCGGTCAACTATGGCAAACCCTGGCGATTGAACTGTGTTGAAGCGCTCGCCGCTGGGTTCTACATCACCGGTCATGCCGACTGGGCTGAAGTCCTGTATGTTTTTTCCATGAATCGTCGACCTTTAAACAGGGGACAAGAACGCTGATCCAATTGAAGGTTATCCAAGTTCTCATGGGGCCACTCTTTCTATAAACTGAACTCTCATCTTATCGAACGGTATCGCACATGCAAAGATGCCGATGAAGTCAAGGCTATGCAGGAAAGTATTCAgcgggagatggaagaagaacgggTGGAACGTCGCCGGCAAAGAGGTACGCATATCTATCTCTGTCCAagtcaaaaaaaaaatcttTGGCTGATGAGGCAATGATGAATTGGGAAATGTAGATGCCGACGAAGGAGCAGACTTATTGAGGGAGAACCCGAATCACCAGGGAAGTGAATGGCAAGCAGAGCAAGGTGGTGATAGCGACGA from Cryptococcus deuterogattii R265 chromosome 11, complete sequence includes the following:
- a CDS encoding pre-rRNA-processing protein TSR3, with amino-acid sequence MGKPNKERNQRSAAPRGRGRGRGGFSAARAGGSGRQKALRSGLSGGAREGMDDEEVFRRVMAGESLDTDESNSEESDLGTGSGSGSEKDSEEDEESSEEEPATIDVPVAMWDFDHCDPKRCSGKKLARHGLINAMRVGQRFRGIVLTPKGKKVISPEDDEIVQMSGLAVVECSWARLDEVPFNKIKSPYERLLPFLIASNPVNYGKPWRLNCVEALAAGFYITGHADWAEVLLSKFSWGHSFYKLNSHLIERYRTCKDADEVKAMQESIQREMEEERVERRRQRDADEGADLLRENPNHQGSEWQAEQGGDSDEERDDVEALIAGLEQANLDDEKAEGEGR